taatatttaatactgataTTACATGAATTTCTTTtcctatagttaaatttaactaaaattatacatacaaaagaAAATCCaatgaaaattataggtacaaaagtgaaaatttaaaaattttccatatttaaatgtatattggatagttaattagaatattatacctatgtcaacatgatcattattttgataaatatgatCAACTTACTTTTTTCTTATACGTATTACATTTGTGTTATTTAGAACAAACGCCTTGTTCACTTCCCAATCACCTAGGGTTGAGCAATTACCagaaacacaaatatattgaCCAGTTATTGTTTCAGCTTCAACAGTGAATGTTTTGAGTATTGTCTTTTCCATTTCTTTAGACGATCTTGGTACTGAATCTGATCTGGACTTTGTATCTGATGACTGCTTGGCGTCAATTTGGTCTTGTTCAAACCACTGTtgcatattatctaatatctatatattcaacaaaattgttaaggacatatgaaaaaaatacattttatactgatATCTAATGTTTACTGTCTTAACTAATTCACCTAAtaggaaaattataaatatttgatatggcTTAAATCATTTTGTAAAAGCCAttgagataaatatttaatattaatagtgagGCTAATGAGTGTTAATAATGAggcaaataacaattaaagcTTATAATACCGAgacaattgataatataatacctaacataaattacaattatcatattgaatagtaacaattaaaaaattattttattatttattttcctgtCAAATATCTAGTtggattcaatttttttaattttaacttcttATACCTACTATGTATACACTAAATGTAAAAGTCATGATTAACTCTTTGTCCTAAGTGAATGCAGCGAATGTGGCAAAAAGCATTATAGCTTGTATATCGCTGAATTCAAAGCACAGTGTTGTGGTCAGATAGAAATTGCACATACTCGCTGCATTTACGTAGGACatagtgtaatatttataaaatataaacagtaataaaatatttacgcaTTAGCTTGTCCTATAAACAAACGTTTGTaagaacttaatattttttgaaaaactataGCCCTGTCAATCAatcttagttttaataatttatcatgagGCGTTTTACGCTAGGAATCGCTggcgtttttaaataaaaacaaaactaataaGACAAAACatctaaactataaataatatcaattgtcCACGAAAGACACGGTttacaacataaatacattatacctacaaataatttcaaaatactaaaatgacGATGGACGAGTATTGTGCCTTTTAACCATAGCGGACTAGGGaagtttaaaacatttgaaaatgcCGTAAATGacaatgaaatacaataaacgTAAAACACCGTGGTTTTCACACTGTTACCTCGAAACAACGTCAAAGTCCAAATGAATCCGTGATGCTACCGCGTCCGATGGTTTTTGAAAACTGATAAAATGACCGGGCCTCTACACGTCTTGTGCCGTTTGGCGAGTACTTTTGTACGGGAATATTTAAACGGAAAATACTACCTCCGGCCGCCGCCTTCACAGTGCCAACCTCGTCTGTATCGTTCGTCTTTCGGTCGCGATTAACCGATGACTTGGAAAAGGAGGGAATGGGCGACACCCGCGCTCCGCCAAATGATACGCGACAcgcacgtcgtcgtcgttgtcatCATTATCGTCGTACGATAACCGAACGCGCGCTGGTCTTATCGCCAGAGATTCGGTGTTGTATTGCCAGAGGGACGAGGCGACACTTGGGCAACGCGCCGTCTCGAGTGCGAAGTAGgtacttgaaaaataaataatataataataataataaaaaccgtgTACCGGTGAATAGTCACACAGAGAATGGCGTGAAACGTTGTTGACGGGACGAATACGAATTTTCAAACCGCAAGTCCACGACACTACTTAGTCTTAGTACTTGGCATTTTACTACTTTGGCGGCGACTTTGTTCGAACGGTTACACTGGTCCGCGCGTAATCCTACCGACTGATTGGTCCCCACCATCACGCGacgataaacattataataatattatctactataatCTGTGATATTATCTATGATGTGATTAAGCACTTATTTCGTCCGTGGAGGTACCAAAAACAAGCTAAGAAGACGTGTTTACTGTTTACTTATTTAGCAGTTATTGTTTAGCTTTTGCTAAAAATCGTTTtggctatttttaaaatcgaaaaccGTAGATCCTAGTCGGACGcgtaaagcaaaaaaaaacactatgaCTTTTTCGATTGTTtctggtatatattatataacacaaaaaatattatatgtataatattatctataatacattttcgttTTGGTCAGTTTAGTGATTTACGTTTTACATCAATGGACACCAcagtattacaataaactaCGGGTATATCAGGTTTATACTTCATGGTTTTTTGGTACCGTCAGAAAAACTCGctgattattgtttttggtTGGTGTGTTACTGTATTGTAGTATcgaaaattttatacaatattacgatATATACCAAAGTCCCACACTAAAATATCAAACCAGAttcataaactaatttttattatttatttttctatttagacATTTACCTGAATTATTTATCTggtaaaatgaattttaaaagttaccgAGTATACTTGTAATCTACTCATCATTAAACTTTTGTAAATAATCTACTTGTTAATATAAGGttgtacaaagaaaaaaaggtATGAAAGATAAACAATCAACACTTAAAAGTGATTTAATAGCATAAAAGTTCATTCTATGTTTGCTTAGTACTtgaatgttatataatgtgaAGTGTAAAGTATGGCTAAGTAGAAATTGCATAATTACTcattttactaaaacaaatatttaacaaaaatttgtttgtaaaagTTAGGATAAGGAGTGTTATTAAAAGTACAATCTAATGTAATAAGACTTGgtaaaatcattttcataatttatcgtGTTAGAGGAatctaaaaatacacaatatgtataaaagtaaaatatgtaagtacttattgttttacaataaattaatatttaatactaagtttaaattatttttattattgcttattatttacttcccaaaattaaattaaataaattattcagtttaaGTTTCatggaataatattaacatacattaatgtatatttctacttatactatttatatattacaaaagcatataaattatttaaaatcctaGTCTAAGCTTAGAATCCATAACACACTATGTGAAAATATCCATAGCccgtagataaaaaaatattaaaaatatttttgattattttcatataactaTCGTTTTGGTTATCCGTCAATATATAAATCTGTCAATTGACAGTATATTAGTAAATGtaactgttttaaatttaaaaattaataattactaattataatgtaatttatttaaaaaattactaaattaatttattatatgtcatacctacctattttagtatgctatgttttatttttaataaattataaatagtaaactataaaaatatcaaagaaaCATTCATCTATATGGTGGTAATAACTTCTTTAAGTCTGAAGATACTcaataacacaatttttacTTAGTCTCTGATCTTTGAATAGAAGCAATTAcctatatgtaattaaatcaaGTTAACCttaaatcataattgtattttttgttaattacattattttcttatgtaaattacattttaatagctgtcatcataaattaacatgataaatattaaaataattatattttacatggtacctcatacattttttttttattaataaaccaaatatatagtaacagcagttttaaaattttactctaactgaattacaattatatttgctttacttaataatctttcaattttcatataacaaataacaataacatcaaaaatattttaaaataatgtttataatatacaattaattgcaAAACCAAAGTTGTTAGAAGTAAAGCTTATCAAATATTGGCATGaactacatttttgttttgatcaataaaagtgaataacatatttatgtatatgtttatacaatatacatttatcttggtaaataagttaattatttaattttatttgacacggtaattataaaaaaattttagtcaTAACTAGGTACAATGGTTAATTTTAGCtccctttattttttaagataaagaTTTATCACCTGCAGAAGTTTGTTACAATATTGCAAATCTTATACGCATACACCattgtttataagttatgGATGGATAAGGTATTTGATCGAAAATCGAGTGAAGTATGTGACCTACCTGTATTACTGAGTTTAGTATGTGACCTACCAAAACTATTACCacaaaataacataactaATTTACAGTGGCGTATATAAGGGGGTTATAGGGATTCAAACCCCCCACTGAAACGTATGGTTGGTAGTTGGTACGGGCATTGATTttgatagtataattaattgaaatttaagaatggaaattttttttaacccctCCTGAAATTAATGTCTATGTACATCACTGCTAATTTATGCCATAAATGTCATGGTGAAacaaatatgtaggtacacaaggaaaaaaaattggctacGAGTGaaattctatacaatatattacatgttCACGGAgagtattaaaaactaaaattctaCGAAAAATGCATGGAACATCAGCTGGAATGTTGGCATGTCATTTAATTGAGGCATGGTACCGATCTATTAACAGGcaagatacaattttttttaaatttttaagtgatgtacaaaaaatgtattgctaaacataatttaatatttataataaaataattttataacatttttttttttacactgatATTTTGTTAGCTGATTGAATGTAATccgtaatttgtaataataaaaaaaccaaattttatgatttttaatttaacagttttttaattattaattatttaattatcggTCCGATAGGTcacacatacaaaataaatatcctATACAGTAAGTCACTTACTAAACGAGAACCATGGATAATTAAGGAAATAGCACAAAGACTAAAACCACATACTcgagtattaattatttcttttgatACTAACACTTTTTATatgacttaataaaataaaaaatattattttgtgatgtttttgaaaataaataataattgaaaatcaataagaacttgaaaaaatataacaacttaatttttttacaattgtaatttaacacatttgtACTATCACGTTTTTAACTAAAgcataatcaatacattttgaaactattataaactaatctaagcatatttttttttagttaaaaatagatacatttaaagttattaggtttaaaactacttaataaaacagcataataataaatgtttaaaacaaaaaaattattgagtctttaatttgttctttttaaaatttttatttatttacaaattattattttactctgACCAGTgaccacatatttttatattttgtgtgaaCTAATGTAATCAGAAAAAGTAACTGAGAATTTACACTCGCACAATATTCACGAAAAGaagataatgtttaaattgatGTCATTAAACATGAATTGACAAATATCCAATCTTTAAtcctaatacatatatattacatgtatattatatacatacaattggCATAAGATAGTTGTATTTTGGTAGAAAACACAGGTGATTTGAATCTTCatgatatgtaaatacatttaaattgaaagTATCTTTGCtaacttaagtatttattatttatttgtttccaTGACACAGACATTAAATTGCAAATCTAACTAGGtcaccaaatttttaaaaaactttattttaaaataggtatataaattattctaaatgtCTGATTTTAACTGTTAAATTACATGGATATATATACtcgatttcaaaataaaatacactaatTTTCTTTTGAAACCGAgcatagattttattaaacattgatTATAGTAGTTATGGAATTCAATTCCATAGTACTTATACAGTgaaaacaactaataattaatgtttatcacTGAAAGGCATTAaaagttaacatttttgtatcgtaaatttttaaaatagtaatactatTCATAtctttaatgaattttattttttcactgcGTATAACTAatgcttaattttaaaatttaatccaggataataaatgcattattactttcattaaatatttatttcaaataatttacaatgaacaaaaaattatatttactagcAAAATTATTACAGTTCTCTTGTGCCATACTTGCCCAATTTTACtaaagaattgaaaaaaaaaaatgttttaataaagtcATGTATGGGTTTACGacaggtattaaaaatattaaattaaaatgcattagtGTATTTTATAGGATATAGTAACttctgtaaataaattataggaaTCAAGTGGtacttattaagttaaataaaaataaattaaatcatttttaatttcttaaatgcaaaattttgatgacaaattaaatgttaaacattttatatatcacTTTATGATAGTTTCCTTGCGAGCAGCATCTTGTAACAATTGTGTATCAACATAATTAATTGGAAGTTGTACATATCGAACAACTGAACCTCTGATGAAAGATTCTGAtacataattctaaaaaatatataaataaaactgtatatttatatttttaccatttaatttcaaataattaccaTGTATGGATATTTTTCTGAATCACTGATACTGATTTCTGtaagtttgatatttaaaaattgatcaaCGGAATGCAATTTTCCAGTGACActagtaaaaacatttaaaaatataaataacttgatttcataatttttagtcTCTTGTTACATACAAAATGCTATTACTTACCACATATCATTCTTAAGTTCAACTACGACTTCATGCCCCAcaagtgttttaaaaaatgagtaGAATAActgtgaacaaaaaaaatatgttttctaacaaatattaaattttacaacagTATCTACCAacctacaaattaataatagcaactgtaattaaaaatatatttttaacttattgtgttattttttatactacatagTTACTCCCCAGGcacatttatttactttaggACATACATGAGGGaactaaacacaaaaatatttgacgaGTTTTTACTGAATTAAAGACAACGGTTTGTGTATACAGCAATAAAATTGTTGGTTTAGCTAAGTAATTGATTAGATAAATcacatgttaatataatattaaattaatttatacatgacACATTTAACTGGTATTTCAGTGGATCCAGTGGGGTATCTACACAAAAAAAtggcaaaatattttatatttacctaaaatgaaataaattatactttaagtcACCAAAATTATACTGTGaactttcaaaaatgtttacgcCTCAAGTCAACTGCCTCTGTTGCTCATGCGATGGTTACGCCACTGCGTGAATCACACCTTTAACAATActgtagtaaaattaaaagtaatatgatactgttaaaaaatgttttttccaatatattgagtatactaaactaataaaatagtatatcagATGGATAGGTAAGTAATTGTCTTTCTTTGATTAACTAAATACAGAATAAAGATAATTgctaaaaaacttaattttatagcaatatttgattttcaaattgaGAATATGGTTCTGAAATAAACATTGTGACCACATTTCTAaattttcatacaaatatttaatagtttatggtAGTTTTAGAAAGATAAACCTCTTAAAGAAACTATTGAGTGGCCAACAAACTACTAGTTCAAATTACTAATAGACTCTCGATTTCTAGATTAATGGTGGATTCATAGGTGCTACATAATGTTCACAAAAGATTCTAATCTTTATTCTTCATAGGTAGGCCATACACATCTACTTTCACAAGTTTACAATACCCTGATTTAGTGCTTCTTGACAAATCAAacagattaatattatgaatgaatAAAGATTTAAGATCCCCTTTCAGCATTTGAAATTGATCAGAAATTAATGCACACGTCAAATGGACAAATAGATCACTTACCATTTTCGAAGTAAAGCAGACGATTCTATTCTTAAGATATCGCTAATGACAATACAACAATGcagacttatattatttaacaccgacaaatatatcaacaataattagagttttattgaataaaataaggtACCTATTTGTATCGAGTCGAACCAACTggtttaactaataaataaatacaaataaacgacattacattataacataaacgGATCAACAGTCAATGCAATTctgttatcaaaataatgtgaaatattatgcaatattattgttgttaacgTTGCCGGGTGGATAGAAAAATCTGCAGCGTACCTACAGTGATGCAGTTTTCCCACTTgcgaaacaatattattgtcatagtATTATGGGACACGGGTAATacgccataatattattgtataatcctAATAATCACGGTCAGCAGTCACGGTGCCTTTCTTGCACGACTGCGGGTACACGGACTGACATACCTGTCCTACCTATTTATTTGGCATGCAACATAATTGATCACAGGTGgtaggtattaatatatattattatgatttatcatcAATATCGACCGAcgtaaacacatattattatattaatattaatgtacttaaaaaaattgtttaagaaataataaaaaattcatatgaataatatacagcggtgtttttatatagatagattGATttgataggtatacatataacattataggtACTGACACCATCTACTGGGTAATCTAATTCACTAGGTACGCATTAGTATACAGCATAGTTCGTTGTTTAAAACCAGGGAGACGGAAATAACGATTGGACAAATTGTCTAAATAATACCATtgatattataccaatataccatacgatttatatacaaacatgttacttaaaaattttattaacttaaaacaaataaaacattaaatggaTTTGTAATTTAAGACTTGATAATACTTACTGTAGTTACAACTGCTGCCTCAAATCTACGTTTTCTATTAAACTAAATTCTGTTATTGTGACAAGACAATGTGAGACTACCGACAAGTCCGACTACCccacaatataaacatttacgtacctaattgaaaaaaatatttaatttaagcaaGTAGATCTGCTTAACAAAACTTACCTAAACggctaaatatattaaaaacacctACTAACTTAtggaatgtaaataaaaaaactatttttaatttttatgaacacctataaacaataattttgtatacttgtgtattaattttgaatattagagAAAATGTATTGATGGACTGTTTTGACTGATCTATTTACGTCAGACTTGTTCAAGAATCCACAGTtagtgtgtaataaataagtacattcTTTCAGTGACGAAGCAAACGTGGTTGCTtcccgattttttttttactatagaaGTATAAATTCAAGTGGATATGATagtgaaaaacaataattaaaatattagtacttataaattgtaattataactaataattgagGCCTGGATTTAAATTCCCTAAAAACTATAGACATGTatctaaatatgttttaaaaaatacattttcggCGTACAAGTATTACATAccccatattatatacatatatatt
This genomic stretch from Rhopalosiphum maidis isolate BTI-1 chromosome 3, ASM367621v3, whole genome shotgun sequence harbors:
- the LOC113559888 gene encoding U6 snRNA-associated Sm-like protein LSm2, with protein sequence MLFYSFFKTLVGHEVVVELKNDMCVTGKLHSVDQFLNIKLTEISISDSEKYPYMNYVSESFIRGSVVRYVQLPINYVDTQLLQDAARKETIIK